A portion of the Deinococcus sp. AB2017081 genome contains these proteins:
- a CDS encoding DedA family protein → MFDLPQLIQTVSYAGLFGIVFAESGLLAGFFLPGDSLLITAGLLAKQGSLNLPGVMLAVGAGAIVGDSVGYAIGRKFGPAVFRREDSRLLRPEYVVRTQAFFDRHGPRALILARFVPVLRTVAPTMAGVGQMPYRRFLTYNVLGGLLWALGVPLLGYALGGLIPNLDRYILVLVGIVVVVSFIPVAVELLKARAARA, encoded by the coding sequence ATGTTCGATCTTCCGCAGTTGATCCAGACGGTCTCCTACGCCGGTCTCTTCGGCATCGTCTTCGCTGAGTCCGGCCTGCTGGCCGGCTTTTTCCTGCCGGGGGACAGCCTGCTGATCACGGCAGGGCTGCTGGCCAAGCAGGGCAGCCTGAACCTGCCGGGCGTGATGCTGGCGGTGGGGGCCGGAGCGATCGTCGGGGACTCAGTGGGCTACGCCATCGGAAGAAAATTTGGCCCGGCGGTCTTTCGCCGCGAGGACAGCCGACTGCTGCGCCCCGAGTATGTCGTGCGCACCCAGGCCTTCTTCGACCGGCACGGCCCGCGCGCATTGATCCTGGCGCGCTTCGTGCCGGTGCTGCGCACGGTCGCCCCGACCATGGCCGGTGTGGGGCAGATGCCCTACCGCCGCTTCCTGACCTACAACGTCCTGGGGGGCCTCTTGTGGGCGCTGGGCGTGCCGCTGCTCGGCTACGCGCTGGGTGGGCTGATCCCGAATCTTGACCGTTACATCCTGGTGCTGGTGGGGATCGTGGTGGTGGTGAGTTTCATCCCGGTCGCGGTAGAACTGCTCAAGGCACGCGCGGCGAGGGCGTGA
- a CDS encoding ABC transporter ATP-binding protein — MTRLEAADLYRFYHVGDDETRALRGVSLNLRPGELTVLLGRSGSGKSTLLACLAGLDDPDGGQVNVGGERLSRQPEVRRARLRARHFGVMLQSGNLIPHLNVLDNARLTGALLGQRDTGRALELLDEVDLAHRKHAYPAQLSGGETARAALVAALAHGPALLLADEPTAEVDAVTEDRVAGVIDAFVRQGGSALIATHSPRLAARADRVLRLGDGRWQDA, encoded by the coding sequence ATGACGCGACTGGAGGCGGCGGATCTGTACCGTTTCTACCACGTGGGCGACGACGAAACCCGGGCGCTGCGGGGGGTCAGCCTGAACCTGCGGCCCGGGGAACTGACGGTGCTGCTCGGCCGCAGCGGCAGCGGCAAGAGCACCCTGCTGGCCTGCCTCGCCGGGCTGGACGACCCGGACGGCGGGCAGGTCAACGTGGGCGGCGAGCGGCTGTCGCGTCAGCCGGAGGTACGGCGCGCCCGGCTGCGCGCCCGGCACTTCGGTGTCATGCTGCAAAGCGGCAACCTGATACCGCACCTGAACGTGCTGGACAACGCCCGGCTGACCGGCGCGCTGCTGGGACAGAGGGACACGGGCCGGGCCTTGGAGCTGCTGGACGAGGTGGATCTCGCCCACCGCAAGCATGCCTATCCCGCGCAGCTGTCCGGGGGGGAAACGGCGCGCGCCGCCCTCGTGGCGGCCCTCGCGCACGGCCCGGCCCTGCTGCTCGCCGACGAGCCGACCGCCGAGGTGGACGCCGTGACGGAAGACCGGGTGGCCGGCGTGATCGACGCCTTTGTCCGTCAGGGGGGCAGCGCGCTGATCGCCACGCACAGCCCCCGCCTGGCGGCGCGGGCTGACCGCGTGCTGCGGCTCGGCGACGGGCGGTGGCAGGATGCCTGA
- a CDS encoding ABC transporter ATP-binding protein, translating into MPELLIAAPPTPALALVDAWHLGRDFRLEGQAFSALQDVSVQVRPGDRIALLGASGSGKSTLLHLLGALDTSTSGTVSWPALGRASALRPGPVAFVFQAQSLLPPLSALENVALPLILAGQAQGSALKEAQIWLERLKLGALADQLPEELSGGQAQRVAVARALVSRPRLILADEPTGQLDSATAADLMDVLLDALDPGCALVLATHDPVVARRLDTVWQMDGGRLSVPGRRAGGAA; encoded by the coding sequence ATGCCTGAGCTCCTGATCGCCGCGCCCCCCACGCCAGCTCTGGCCCTGGTGGACGCCTGGCACCTGGGCCGCGACTTTCGCTTGGAGGGTCAGGCCTTCAGCGCCCTTCAGGACGTCTCCGTGCAGGTGCGGCCCGGCGACCGGATCGCCCTGCTGGGCGCGTCCGGCAGCGGCAAGAGCACCCTGCTGCACCTGCTCGGCGCCCTGGACACCTCCACCTCCGGCACCGTCTCCTGGCCCGCTCTGGGCCGCGCCTCCGCTCTGCGGCCCGGGCCGGTCGCCTTTGTCTTCCAGGCGCAGAGCCTGCTGCCCCCCCTGAGCGCCCTGGAGAACGTGGCGCTGCCCCTGATCCTGGCCGGGCAGGCGCAGGGCAGCGCCCTGAAGGAAGCCCAGATCTGGCTGGAGCGTCTGAAACTCGGCGCGCTGGCCGACCAGTTGCCCGAGGAGCTGTCCGGCGGGCAGGCGCAACGGGTGGCGGTCGCCCGCGCCCTGGTTAGCCGGCCGCGCCTGATTCTCGCGGACGAACCGACCGGGCAGCTCGACTCGGCGACCGCCGCCGACCTGATGGACGTTCTGCTGGACGCGCTTGACCCGGGCTGCGCCCTGGTGCTGGCCACCCACGATCCCGTGGTGGCCCGCCGCCTGGACACCGTCTGGCAGATGGATGGGGGCCGCCTCAGCGTGCCCGGGCGCCGGGCCGGGGGGGCCGCGTGA